A window from Roseburia sp. 499 encodes these proteins:
- a CDS encoding LytR/AlgR family response regulator transcription factor: MRIAICDDEVAQLKLLESYVKKWEKEQKEVVEVCKYERAEHFLFQWEEQQNMDILLLDIEMPGMDGMTMAKKLREKKDSIQIIFISGNSEYALEGYEVEPVTYLLKPVSSEKLYAALNRAVERIGRTEPVLLVEEAGGKVRIPVKEILYLESEGHDTMIKTENGIFRCKKGIQEMEQMLADVGAGTRGGFCRIHRSYLISMGAVLRITRKEVELQDYTRLPIARGKWEMVNQAYLAYYRREMEKMNE; this comes from the coding sequence ATGAGAATTGCAATTTGTGATGATGAAGTGGCACAATTAAAGTTATTAGAGTCCTATGTGAAAAAATGGGAGAAGGAACAGAAGGAAGTAGTAGAAGTCTGCAAGTATGAGCGGGCAGAACACTTTTTATTTCAATGGGAAGAGCAGCAGAATATGGACATTCTGCTGCTCGATATTGAAATGCCGGGTATGGATGGTATGACCATGGCAAAAAAGCTGCGTGAAAAGAAAGATAGTATCCAAATTATTTTTATTTCCGGGAATTCCGAGTATGCTTTAGAAGGATATGAGGTAGAACCGGTAACATATTTATTGAAACCTGTAAGCAGTGAGAAACTTTATGCAGCTTTAAACAGAGCGGTGGAACGTATAGGAAGGACAGAACCCGTGCTATTGGTGGAGGAAGCTGGTGGAAAGGTTCGCATTCCGGTAAAAGAAATTTTGTATCTGGAAAGTGAAGGACATGATACCATGATAAAAACTGAAAATGGTATCTTTCGCTGTAAAAAGGGAATTCAGGAAATGGAACAGATGCTTGCAGATGTGGGGGCGGGAACAAGGGGTGGATTTTGCAGAATTCATCGTTCTTATTTGATTTCTATGGGGGCTGTGCTTCGAATTACACGTAAGGAAGTAGAACTGCAGGATTATACCAGACTTCCAATTGCAAGAGGAAAATGGGAAATGGTGAATCAGGCATATTTGGCTTATTATCGCAGGGAAATGGAGAAAATGAATGAATAA
- a CDS encoding sensor histidine kinase, with amino-acid sequence MNNLFFQCGCLVLYLYYCYQIDQIEKGKGKLAVVLGIVSGIVVAFSYWNIPELGWFFITGTILLYLLFYGEEAFRSVFGKAAMLGILVVVSEFVILRTKWVSEFTVGSVLLWISFLLLAGHRGYLNAISGILTAIIYGIIVWLTCFQSENAWIYLTLATLIFGVLEMTLYHYQKGYETQTRDFQQNVLLQQYDEIKNIYMNMRGWRHDYHNHIQVIKAQMALQEWEEAKQYLDELEQDLERVDTYVKSGNLMIDAILNSKLTLAEHKRIAVNCKAQVSEELEIADVDLCVILGNLLDNALEACDLIPIEKRFLRIYCVVNGKQFYLSIQNSAKEDPDFNERNYITNKRGEHGFGMRRVKLLVDKYQGYLNLQNEPGIFATEVTLPLGKLQSV; translated from the coding sequence ATGAATAACCTGTTTTTTCAATGTGGATGTCTGGTATTGTATTTATATTATTGTTACCAAATAGATCAAATAGAAAAAGGAAAGGGAAAACTGGCAGTAGTTTTAGGAATAGTATCTGGAATAGTGGTTGCTTTTTCTTACTGGAATATTCCGGAACTTGGTTGGTTTTTCATCACGGGAACGATTCTTTTATACCTTTTGTTTTATGGAGAAGAAGCATTCCGAAGTGTTTTTGGAAAGGCAGCAATGTTGGGGATATTGGTGGTGGTGTCTGAGTTTGTTATTTTACGAACAAAATGGGTGAGTGAATTCACAGTGGGAAGTGTACTTTTGTGGATAAGCTTTTTATTATTAGCAGGACATCGTGGATATTTGAATGCGATATCAGGTATACTTACTGCAATAATTTATGGAATTATTGTGTGGTTAACGTGCTTTCAGTCTGAAAATGCATGGATATATTTAACTTTGGCAACGTTGATTTTTGGCGTTTTGGAAATGACGCTATATCACTATCAGAAGGGATACGAGACACAGACCAGAGATTTTCAACAGAATGTTTTGCTACAGCAGTATGATGAAATAAAAAATATTTATATGAATATGCGCGGCTGGCGTCATGATTATCACAATCATATTCAGGTAATAAAGGCACAGATGGCATTGCAGGAGTGGGAAGAGGCAAAACAATATTTGGATGAATTGGAGCAGGATTTGGAGCGGGTAGATACTTATGTGAAGTCAGGAAATCTTATGATAGATGCGATTTTAAACAGCAAACTGACATTGGCAGAACACAAGAGAATTGCGGTAAACTGCAAGGCACAGGTGTCGGAAGAGCTGGAAATTGCAGATGTGGATTTGTGTGTAATTCTGGGGAATTTATTAGATAATGCCTTGGAGGCATGTGATCTGATACCGATAGAAAAGAGGTTCTTGCGCATATATTGTGTGGTAAATGGGAAACAGTTTTATTTATCCATTCAAAATTCTGCAAAAGAAGATCCGGACTTTAATGAACGCAATTATATTACCAATAAACGTGGAGAACATGGATTTGGGATGCGCCGGGTGAAGCTGCTGGTAGATAAATATCAGGGATATCTGAATCTTCAAAATGAACCGGGGATTTTTGCAACAGAGGTAACATTACCTTTAGGAAAATTGCAATC